The DNA sequence GCGCGGTAGGAGTCGGGAAGCTTCAGGTGCCCGAAGTCCTCAGCCGGGGTGTTCCCGGCTTGGATCGCGGCGAGAATCTCTGCTGTCTCTTGCTGCATCGTCGGCCTCCAAGGGTCGGCGGCGTCGCGGGCCGGTGCTTGCCGTCTGTGAGGGCAGTACGGCAGTCGGCCCTGGGAGTGAGGGCGGGAGCTACTCATGGGTAACTATGGCGCTCCGCCCGCACCCTGGCTAGGTGGGCCTTGTCACAGATTCCGCCGGGTCCCTATCACCCTGCAACATCTTGACTGGACAGGCGACGTGAGTGATAACGGTGAGCCGTCGCGTAGCCGAGGGACGTGTAGAGCGCAAGCGCAGGGGCGTTCTCTTCCTCGACTTCCAGGTAGGTGTTCTCGGCGCCGTGTTCGGCGGCGAACGCCAACAGGTCCCGCAATACGATCCGCGCCAGTCCGCGGCGCCGTGCGTGTTCCGCGGTGGCGACCGCGGCGATCCCCGCATAGCCGCTTCCGGTGTCAATGGCGACGCGGCCGACAGACAAGGCATCGCCGTTGTCCGCGCGCACCACTGCGAAGGCGATCAGCGCGTCTCCTGAGGTGAGGATGGTCCGGAACTCGGGGATGCCGTGGCCGCGACGGTAAGCGTTGAAGTAGTCCTCGGGGAGTTCTGTAGTGAGCTTCGCTACATGGTGAGGATCCGTGGAGCTCTTAAGCGTTTCCAACGCAGGCGCGAATGCTGCGGACTGACGCAAGGCGGGGCGCTCTGTTTCCGGATGGCCGAGTTCGGCGATCGCTACGTCCAGAGGACTGCCGTCGACAGTCTGTACCCGTGCGGGAAGTCCGCGCTTTATGTACCATTCCCGGACCGCTTCAAGCGTCTGGTCGAGAGGCATTCCGGAATCCCCTATAGGGAGTGCGGAGTTGGCGCGCGAGGTGTGGCCGCCTGCGGCTCGCAATTCCCAGCCGCCTATATAAGCGCGTTCTGTATAGCCCCACCCCGTCGCAGCGATCACCTGAAGATCCATGCGCGGAGGCTAGTAGGAAGCCCGCAGCTACGCAGCCAAGTATCGCAATACGGCCAGGACACGGCGGTGCCCCAGGTCGTCGGGCTGCAGGTCCAGCTTCATGAAGATGTTGTTGATGTGCTTGCCCACGGCGCTCTCGCTGACCGCCAGCACGACCGCGATCGCGGCGTTCGCCCGGCCCTCGGCCATCAGCGCCAGCACCTCGCGCTCGCGCGGGGTCAGGCGGTCCAGCGGGTCGGCGGCCCGCCGGACCAGCAGCTGCGCGACGACCTCCGGGTCCAGGGCGGTGCCGCCGGCCGCGACGCGCTCCAGGGCCTCGATGAAGGAGTCGATGTCGGCGACCCGGTCCTTGAGGAGGTAGCCGACCCGCGTGGTGTCGCGGGCCAGCAGGTCGGTCGCGTAACGCTCCTCGACGAACTGGGACAGGACCAGGACCGCCGTGTCCGGGAAGCGTTCCCGGATCTGCACCGCCGCCGTGATGCCCTCGTCCTTGAACGTCGGGGGCATGCGGACGTCGGCCACCACCGCGTCCGGCCGGTGCTGCTCCACGGCCGCCAGCAGCGCGGTGCCGTCACCGGTCTCGGCGACGACCTGGTGGCCGGAGATCTCCAGCACCCGGACCACGCCGGCGCGGATGAGGATGGAGTCGTCCGCGATCACCACCCGCATTGCTTCCCCCTGGAGCTACTACTGAGGCCGGTTCCTGAGCGTCACACCCCGCAGGGCAGTTCGGCGGTCAGGATAGTCGGTCCGCCGCTCGGCGACGTCACCCGCAGCCGGCCGTCCACCGAAGCCACCCGCTGCGCCAGGCCGGTGAGCCCGGTGCCGCGCTGCGCGTCCGCGCCGCCGACGCCGTCGTCGCTGACCCGGATCAGCAGCCTGTCTTCCTGCCAGGTGACGTCGACCGCGGCCTGTTTCGCCCGGGAGTGCTTGACCACGTTGGCCAGCGCTTCGGAGACCACGAAGTAGGCGACGGTCTCCACCGACGCGCTCAGCGGCCCGGCGGCGTCGACGGTCAGGCGCACCGGGACCGCCGAGCGCGCGGCCACGCCGGACAGCGCGGCGTCCAGGCCCCGGTCGTCCAGGACCGCCGGATGCAGGCCGCGCACCAGGTCCCGGATCTCCGCCATCGCCTCCTTGACCTGCTCGTGCGCGTCGATGATGACGGACATCGCCTCCGGCGGGACGTCCTTGAGCGTCTTGCGGGCGATGCCCAGGTGCACGGCCAGGGACATCAGGCGCTGCTGCGCGCCGTCGTGCAGATCGCGCTCGATGCGGCGGCGCTCGGCGTCGGCGGCCTCGACCGCGGCGGCGCGGCTGTCGGACAGGGTCTGCACCCGGTGCGCCAGCACGATGGTCTCGCTCGGGCCGAGCAGGCGCCGGGCGGCGGCGTCGTCGGCGCGGGCGAGCAGGCCGATCAGGCGGGGCCCGGCGAAGGTGACGGCGCCGGCCAGCAGGATGTAGAGGCACTGGCCCCAGAACTTCGGGTTCACGCTGTGGTGGGGCTCCACCAGGGCCACGGCGTGCGGGGGCAGCCTGACCAACACCACGACCGCGAGCAGGTCCATGAAGGCCAGGGCCACGAGGGCCATCCCGACCAGGGGACCGGTGATCAGGTGGTAGAGCGCCTGCCGCCACAGCGCCTCCGACCGCAGGGCCTGGCGGAACTCGCCGCGGTGCAGCCGCGGGGTTTCGACCTCGTGGATCTCCACATTGCGGAACGTGCGGAAGCGGCTGCGCTGCCATTTCGTCAGCAGGGGCGCCAGCGCCAGCACGACCGCGAGGACCACCACCACGGAGGCCACGAAGCGGACGACGCCGGGATCGTCGGCCTGCAGCAGCAGGATCGCCGGCTGGCTCCAGATCACCAGGACCATCATCGCCCCGGCCCACAGCGGCAGCCCGGTCACCAGGAACAGGGCCTCCCAACCGGCCTGGCCCCAGCGCACCCGCAGGTTCTCTCGTGTCGTAGGCACGCGTTCACGGTATTGGCGCAGGTGGCGGCGGGTCCATCAGGCCAGCCTCACCCCGGGGGTGGTGCTGGCCCCACCCCCGAAGCGCCAGGTCGCACTACTGATTCGGCGGCCCGCCGTGACCAGCATTGGAGGAGTCCGAAACACCTTGTGAAAGAAGGACTCCCATGTCCCGCGTGGTCATCTTCTCCGCCTCGGTCGGCGCCGGCCATGACAGTGCCGCGAAGGCCCTCGCCGACCGGCTCACCGCGCGCGGCTTCGCGGTCGACCGGCACGACTTCCTGAACCTGATGCCCGCCGGCCGCGCGGTGTGCGGCTCCTACCGCCGCATCATCACCCACGCCCCGGCGCTGTATCAGTGCATCTATTCGCGCACCGAGCGCGCGGCCCGCCCCGGCCTGGTCCAGCGGCACCTGCTGCGCGCCGCGGAGCGGGCGGTCCTGGACGCGATACCGGCCGACGCGGTCGCGGCGGTGGCGACGTACCCGCTGGCGGCGCAGGTGCTGGGCCGGCTGCGCGCCGCGGGACGGCTGGCGATACCGGTCGTGGTGACCTTCACCGACTTCTCGGTGCACCCGCTGTGGATCGCGCCCGGAGTGGACCTGTATCTGGCACCGCACGCGGTGACCGCGGCGCAGGCCGTGGCGCACGGCGTGGACCCGGCGAAGGTCACGGTGGCCCGGCCGCTGGTCTCGGCCCGCTTCACGCAGCGCTCGGCGGCGCGCCGGGACGCGGCGCGGGCACAGTTCGGGCTGGCCGACACGGACAAGCCGCTGGCGCTGCTGCTCGGCGGATCCTGGGGCGTCGGCGACATCGAGGAGACGGCGCACGACCTGGCGGCCTCCGGCGCGGTGACGCCGGTGGTGGTGTGCGGCCGCAACGAGGTGCTGCGGGGACGGCTGCGCGCGGCGGGGTTCCCGCACGTGTACGGGTGGGTCGGGGACATGCCGACGCTGATGGCGGCCTGCGACGTCATGGTGCAGAACGCCGGCGCCTCCAGCACGCTCGAGGCGTTCGCCACCGGGCTGCCGGTCGCGACCTACCGCAGCCTGGTCGGGCACGGCCGGACCAACGCGGCGGTGCTGGACGAGGCGGGGCTCGCGGTGTGGGTGCGCTCGGAGGCGGAGTTGGGCGGGGCGCTGAGGGAGCTGACTTCGGGGGTGCGGGGGCGGCGGCAGCGCAACGCAGGGCTGGCGATGGTCGGGGACGGCGCCGAGGCCGATGCGCTGATGACGGGGCTGTTCGGTGGGGCTTTCACTTCGGCTGTCCCGGTCGCTTCGGCTGTCTCGGTCTCTTCGGTTGTCCCGGTCTCTTCGGTTGTCCCGGTCACTTCGGTTGTCCCGGTCGCTTCGGCCGCCCAGGCGGTGGCGGTCTGATGATCACTCTTGCCGAGGCCGCGACCGTGCTGGCCCATCCGTTCCCCGCCACGACCACCTTCGGCCCGGTCCGCAACAGGGTGCTGCCGGGTCTGGCCGCGCGCGGCTCGGCCGACCACGTCGCCCTGACCTTCGACGACGGCCCCGACCCGAACTCCACCCCGCGCTTCCTGGACCTGCTCGCGGCGCGCGGCGTCCGGGCGACCTTCTTCCTGCTCGGCTCCATGGCCGAGCGCGCGCCGGGCCTGGTCGGCGAGATCCGGGCGGCCGGGCACGAGATCGGGGTCCACGGCTGGCACCACCAGAGCCTGCTGTTCCGGGGTCCGCGGGCCACCGCTCAGGACCTGACCCGGGCCCGCGACTTCCTCGCCGACCTGACCGGCGAGCAGCCGACGCTGTTCCGGCCGCCGTACGGGGTGATGACCGCCTCCGCGCACCGCACCGCCCGGCGTCTCGGGCTGCGGCCCACGCTCTGGACCAGCTGGGGCGAGGACTGGACGGCGCGCGCGACGTCCTCCGGCGTCTACCGCCAGGTCACCAAGGACCTGCGCGGCGGGGGCACGATCCTGCTGCACGACACCGACTGCACCGCCAAGCCGGGCTCCTGGCACTCCACGCTCGGCGCCGTGCCGCTGCTGCTCGACCACTGCGAGGAACGCGGCTGGACGGTCGGTCCGCTCCGGGACCACGACCGGGTTGGCGGGACGCGCGGGACGCGCGGGATGTGATGGTCGCCCGGATGCGCCATCCGGGCGACTCCATCGGAGTGAAGGACCGGTCTGATGGTCAGTGCTCGTCTCTGATGGTCAGTGCTCGTCGATGGTCAGTGCTCGTCGCCCTCGGCCGCCTGCACCAGCTCCACCAGCACCCCGTGCGCGTCCTTCGGGTGCAGGAAGTTGATCGAGGAGCCCATGCTCCCGCGCCGCGGCTGCTCGTACAGCGAGCGCACGCCCTTGCCGACGATGTCCGCGGTCGTGGTCGCGACGTCGGCGGTGCCGAAGGCGACGTGGTGCACGCCCTCGCCGTTCTTCGCCATCCACTTCGCGATGGCCGAGTCCTCGCGGATCGGCTCCAGCAGCTGCAGGTAGCTGGCGCCGCCGTCGCCGGTGTCGTTGATCTTCAGCATCGCCTCGCGGACGCCCTGCTCCTCGTTGACCTCGGAGTGGAAGACCTCGAAGCCGTAGGTCGCGCGGTAGAACTCGACGGTTTCGTCGAGGTTCCGGCAGGCGATGCCGATGTGGTCGATGCGCGTCAGTGGTGAAGACATGGGGACATCCTCCAGGGACGGGCTCAAGAGCGCGTGGGGTTGTGTCGAAGACGACACCCTAAGCTACTGACGAGTAATTTACTGCTGACTAGGCTGGTGGCCAGCACCAAGCTCCACTTCCCCTCACCCCCTCGACACTGGAGAGCATCGTCGTGAGCGCTACCAAGTCGGTGATCGTCGCTGGCGCGCGTACCCCCATGGGCCGCCTGCTCGGCTCCCTCAAGAACTTCTCCGGCGCCGACCTCGGCGGGGTCGCCATCAAGGCCGCCCTGGAGCGGGCCGGTGTCGCGCCCGAGCAGGTGCAGTACGTGATCATGGGCCAGGTGCTGCAGGCCGGCGCCGGGCAGATCCCGGCGCGGCAGGCGGCCGTGGCCGCGGGTATCCCGCTGACCACCCCGGCGATCACCATCAACAAGGTCTGCCTGTCCGGCCTGGACGCGATCGCCCTGGCCGATCAGCTGATCCGGGCCGGCGAGTTCGACATCGTGGTGGCCGGCGGCCAGGAGTCCATGACCAACGCCCCGCACCTGCTGCCCAAGTCCCGCGAGGGCTTCAAGTACGGCGCGGTGGAGATGCTCGACGCGATGGCCTACGACGGCCTGACCGACCCCTGGGAGAACATCCCGATGGGCCAGTCGACCGAGAAGCACAACGCCCGCCTGGGCATCGAGCGCGCGCCGCAGGACGAGTTCGCGGCCCGCTCGCACCAGCGCGCCGCCGCCGCGCAGAAGAACGGCGTCTTCGAGGCCGAGATCACCCCGGTGTCGATCCCGCAGCGCAAGGGCGACCCGATCCTGTTCGCCACCGACGAGGGCATCCGCCCCGACACCACCGTGGAGAGCCTGTCCGGCCTGCGCCCGGCCTTCACCAAGGACGGCACCATCACCGCCGGCACCTCCTCGCAGATCTCCGACGGCGCCGCCGCGGTGGTCGTGATGTCCCAGGCCAAGGCCGAGGAGCTGGGCCTGGAGTGGATCGCCGAGATCGGCGCGCACGGCAATGTCGCGGGCCCGGACACCTCGCTGCAGTCCCAGCCCTCGAACGCCATCAAGCACGCCCTGGGCAAGGCCGGCCTGACCGTGGCCGACCTGGACCTGATCGAGATCAACGAGGCCTTCGCGGCGGTCGGCGTGCAGTCCATGAAGGACCTCGGCGTCGACGAGGAGATCGTCAACGTCAACGGCGGCGCGATCGCGCTGGGCCACCCGATCGGCATGTCCGGCGCGCGCCTGGTGCTCAGCCTGGCGCTGGAGCTCCAGCGGCGCGGCGGCGGCACCGGCGCGGCGGCGCTGTGCGGCGGCGGCGGCCAGGGCGACGCCCTGATCATCACCGTGCCGCAGCGCGGCTGACACCGCGCGGATAGGATCACCGGCCGTGGCTGGCAACGATGTGACGGACCTCGTCGAACGCGCCCGCAAGGGCGACCCGCGCGCGGTGGCGCGGCTGATCTCCCACGTGGAGGACGGCTCCCCGCTGCTGCGCGAGGTGATGGCGGCGCTGACGCCGTACGCGGGCTCCGCGTACGTCGTGGGCCTGACCGGCTCGCCCGGCGTCGGCAAGTCCACGTCCACCTCCGCGCTGGTCACGGCCTTCCGGGCGCAGGGCAAGCGGGTCGGCGTGCTGGCCGTGGACCCCTCCTCGCCGTTCTCCGGCGGCGCGCTGCTCGGCGACCGGGTCCGGATGCAGGAGCACGCCACCGACCGCGACGTCTACATCCGCTCGATGGCCTCGCGCGGGCACCTGGGCGGCCTGTCGGCGGCGACGCCGCAGGCGGTGCGGGTGCTGGACGCCGCGGGCTGCGACGTGGTGCTGATCGAGACGGTCGGCGTCGGACAGTCCGAGGTGGAGATCGCCGCGACCGCCGACACCTCGGTGGTGCTGCTGGCCCCCGGCATGGGCGACGGCATCCAGGCGGCCAAGGCCGGGATCCTGGAGATCGGCGACCTGTTCGTGGTCAACAAGGCCGACCGCGACGGCGCCGACGCGACCGCCCGGGAACTGGGCCACATGCTGGCGCTCGGCGAGTCCCGGTCCCCGGGCGACTGGCGGCCGCCGATCGTGAAGACGGTCGCGGCCACCGGCCAGGGCATCGAGGAGTTCGTCGAGGCGCTGGACAAGCACAAGGGCTGGCTGGAGGAGCACGGCAAGCTCGACGAGCGCCGGCGCTACCGGGCATCCGTCGAGATCGAGGGCATCGCCCTGGCCGCCCTGCGCGCGCGCATCGGCGACCTGCGCGGCGGCCGGCGGCTGTCGGTGCTGGCCGAGCGGGTCGTGGGGCGCGAGCTGGACCCGTACTCGGCGGCCGACGAGCTGGTCGCCGGCGTGAGCGACGAGTGAGGCTCACCGACGTCATCGTCGACTGTCGGGACCCCGAGGCGCTGGCCGCGTTCTGGTGCGAGGTCTTGGACCGGTCGATCGCGGCCCGGATCGGTCCTTTCGTCTTCCTGAACCGCGTCGACGGCATCGGGATCGGATTCCAGAAGACCGACGAGCCGAAGGCGGGCAAGAACCGCGTCCACTTCGACATCCGCTCGGATGACCCCGCGGCCGCGCGCGTGCACCTGGAAGCGCTGGGCGCGAGCTACCTCCCGGAGTACGCAGGGGGCGGCTTCCTGGTCATGGCCGATCCGGAGGGCAACGAGTTCTGCGTCCTGCCCGAGGGACCGTTCGAGCTCGACGACGAAGGGCGCGCGGACTACCTCCCGCGCGCCCTGTAAACGACTCGGAAGCCTTAGCTCTTCAGCGACTTGTGCAGCCAGAACGGGCCGGTCGGCAGCACCGAGGCGACCAGCACCACGAGGAAGCGCTTGGCGTCCCAGTTGTGGGTCTGCTTCACGCTGTACGCCAGTCCCACATAGGCCAGGAACAGCAGGCCGTGGATCATGCCGAACACCATGGTCGCGGCGGGCATGTGCGCGGCGTACTTCAGCGGCATCGCGATGCACAGCAGAATGAGGAAGGACACTCCTTCCGCCAGCGAGACCATGCGGAAGCGCGCGAGCTTGGGGTCCTCGGCGGTTGTCACATCGGCAGTGGTCACGGGCGGTTCCTCGCAGTTCACCGGGGTTATGGCCGACAACGTGTCGGTATATCCCGGGCAGAATACCCCAGCTGGTACCGCGGCATTACGCCTCCCCCTACGCTGGGCACCATGCGTGACTGGAACAGGCGCCGTTGTGCGCGTCGGGGGCATGAGACCTACGCACCGGTGGGCTCTGTAATGGAGACAGAGCTGGCCGCGAGACTTCGGGTGGAGACCGTCCACGGTCCGGCGTGGCGGTGTCTGCGCTGTGGCGACTTCGTCATAGGGGAGCCCGGCAGTAGCGGGCCGGCGGAGCAGGCACCGATCGTGCCGCGAGGCAAGGCGTTGCGGGACTTGTTCATCCTGCGGCTGCTGGCCGTCGAGCGGGTGATCCGCGGTGTGGTGATCCTGTTGATCGCCTGGGCGGTGTGGAAGTTCGGCAGCAGCCAGAACGCCGTGCAGCGGCTCTTCGAGTCGGACCTGAGCGCGTTCAAGCCGTTCGCGAACCACTTCGGGTGGGACGTCGAGCACGCCAGCGTGGTGGAGCGGATCCGCAAGACCTTCGACTACAAGCCGAAGACCATCCACACGGTGGCGCTGCTGCTCGGGGGCTACGCGCTGCTGGAGACGGTCGAGGGCGTGGGCCTGTGGATGGTCAAACGCTGGGGCGAGTACCTGACGGCGGTCGGCACCTCGATCTTCCTGCCGCTGGAGATCTGGGACGGCTACAACAAGGTGCACGAGCACAAGTCCTACATCCTGGCGATCTGCACGTTCACGATCAACGTCGGCGCCGTGGTCTACCTGCTGATCTCCAAGCGGCTGTTCGGCATCCGCGGCGGCGGCAAGGCGTTCGAGGCGCAGAAGCACGCCGAGGCGCTGCTGACGGTGGAGCTGGCGGCGTGTCAGGCCGAGATCCCGAGCGCCCGCGTCGACCTGACCGAGACGGTCGTGCTGAACAACCCGCAGCTGCCCGACCCGCATGTGAGCGACCCGCAGCCGGCTGATCCGGCCCCCGGAGCGCCGTGACGGCGTAGCTCGTGAACGCTCAGCCCGTCCCCGGCGTCACCGGGCCGGCGGGCTGAGCCGTTGCGAGTTCAACCACTGCCGTACGCTGGGACCATGACCGCCGACGGCACCGACGAACCACCCGGCATCGACGAACCACCCTGGCTCGACGAGACCGAGCAGGCCGTCTGGCGCCAGTACATCTCGGTGATGCGTCTGCTGCCGGACCGCCTGAGCGCGAGCCTGTCCCGCAGCCACGGCCTGACCCTGATCGACTACGAGGTCCTGGCCCGCCTGTCCGAGGCCCCGCTGCGCCGCATGCGCATGACGGAGCTCGCCGAGGGCGCGCTGCTCTCGAAGAGCCGCCTGTCGCACCAGATCAGCCGCATGGAGAAGGACGGCTGGGTCCGCCGCGAACCCTGCGAGACCGACGGCCGCGGCTTCTTCGCGGTGCTCACCGACCAGGGCTGGGACAAGCTGCTGGCGGCTGTGCCGCTGCACGTGCGCGACGTGCGCGAGGCGTTCGTCACACCGCTGAGCCGGGAGCAGCTGGTCGCGCTGGGCGACGCGCTGGACGTGATCGGGAAGGGTCTGGAGCAGGGGCGGGGCTGAG is a window from the Catenulispora sp. GP43 genome containing:
- a CDS encoding GNAT family N-acetyltransferase yields the protein MDLQVIAATGWGYTERAYIGGWELRAAGGHTSRANSALPIGDSGMPLDQTLEAVREWYIKRGLPARVQTVDGSPLDVAIAELGHPETERPALRQSAAFAPALETLKSSTDPHHVAKLTTELPEDYFNAYRRGHGIPEFRTILTSGDALIAFAVVRADNGDALSVGRVAIDTGSGYAGIAAVATAEHARRRGLARIVLRDLLAFAAEHGAENTYLEVEEENAPALALYTSLGYATAHRYHSRRLSSQDVAG
- a CDS encoding response regulator, which produces MRVVIADDSILIRAGVVRVLEISGHQVVAETGDGTALLAAVEQHRPDAVVADVRMPPTFKDEGITAAVQIRERFPDTAVLVLSQFVEERYATDLLARDTTRVGYLLKDRVADIDSFIEALERVAAGGTALDPEVVAQLLVRRAADPLDRLTPREREVLALMAEGRANAAIAVVLAVSESAVGKHINNIFMKLDLQPDDLGHRRVLAVLRYLAA
- a CDS encoding sensor histidine kinase, which encodes MPTTRENLRVRWGQAGWEALFLVTGLPLWAGAMMVLVIWSQPAILLLQADDPGVVRFVASVVVVLAVVLALAPLLTKWQRSRFRTFRNVEIHEVETPRLHRGEFRQALRSEALWRQALYHLITGPLVGMALVALAFMDLLAVVVLVRLPPHAVALVEPHHSVNPKFWGQCLYILLAGAVTFAGPRLIGLLARADDAAARRLLGPSETIVLAHRVQTLSDSRAAAVEAADAERRRIERDLHDGAQQRLMSLAVHLGIARKTLKDVPPEAMSVIIDAHEQVKEAMAEIRDLVRGLHPAVLDDRGLDAALSGVAARSAVPVRLTVDAAGPLSASVETVAYFVVSEALANVVKHSRAKQAAVDVTWQEDRLLIRVSDDGVGGADAQRGTGLTGLAQRVASVDGRLRVTSPSGGPTILTAELPCGV
- a CDS encoding UDP-N-acetylglucosamine--N-acetylglucosamine transferase, producing the protein MSRVVIFSASVGAGHDSAAKALADRLTARGFAVDRHDFLNLMPAGRAVCGSYRRIITHAPALYQCIYSRTERAARPGLVQRHLLRAAERAVLDAIPADAVAAVATYPLAAQVLGRLRAAGRLAIPVVVTFTDFSVHPLWIAPGVDLYLAPHAVTAAQAVAHGVDPAKVTVARPLVSARFTQRSAARRDAARAQFGLADTDKPLALLLGGSWGVGDIEETAHDLAASGAVTPVVVCGRNEVLRGRLRAAGFPHVYGWVGDMPTLMAACDVMVQNAGASSTLEAFATGLPVATYRSLVGHGRTNAAVLDEAGLAVWVRSEAELGGALRELTSGVRGRRQRNAGLAMVGDGAEADALMTGLFGGAFTSAVPVASAVSVSSVVPVSSVVPVTSVVPVASAAQAVAV
- a CDS encoding polysaccharide deacetylase family protein, whose translation is MITLAEAATVLAHPFPATTTFGPVRNRVLPGLAARGSADHVALTFDDGPDPNSTPRFLDLLAARGVRATFFLLGSMAERAPGLVGEIRAAGHEIGVHGWHHQSLLFRGPRATAQDLTRARDFLADLTGEQPTLFRPPYGVMTASAHRTARRLGLRPTLWTSWGEDWTARATSSGVYRQVTKDLRGGGTILLHDTDCTAKPGSWHSTLGAVPLLLDHCEERGWTVGPLRDHDRVGGTRGTRGM
- the mce gene encoding methylmalonyl-CoA epimerase encodes the protein MSSPLTRIDHIGIACRNLDETVEFYRATYGFEVFHSEVNEEQGVREAMLKINDTGDGGASYLQLLEPIREDSAIAKWMAKNGEGVHHVAFGTADVATTTADIVGKGVRSLYEQPRRGSMGSSINFLHPKDAHGVLVELVQAAEGDEH
- a CDS encoding acetyl-CoA C-acetyltransferase; translated protein: MGRLLGSLKNFSGADLGGVAIKAALERAGVAPEQVQYVIMGQVLQAGAGQIPARQAAVAAGIPLTTPAITINKVCLSGLDAIALADQLIRAGEFDIVVAGGQESMTNAPHLLPKSREGFKYGAVEMLDAMAYDGLTDPWENIPMGQSTEKHNARLGIERAPQDEFAARSHQRAAAAQKNGVFEAEITPVSIPQRKGDPILFATDEGIRPDTTVESLSGLRPAFTKDGTITAGTSSQISDGAAAVVVMSQAKAEELGLEWIAEIGAHGNVAGPDTSLQSQPSNAIKHALGKAGLTVADLDLIEINEAFAAVGVQSMKDLGVDEEIVNVNGGAIALGHPIGMSGARLVLSLALELQRRGGGTGAAALCGGGGQGDALIITVPQRG
- the meaB gene encoding methylmalonyl Co-A mutase-associated GTPase MeaB; this encodes MAGNDVTDLVERARKGDPRAVARLISHVEDGSPLLREVMAALTPYAGSAYVVGLTGSPGVGKSTSTSALVTAFRAQGKRVGVLAVDPSSPFSGGALLGDRVRMQEHATDRDVYIRSMASRGHLGGLSAATPQAVRVLDAAGCDVVLIETVGVGQSEVEIAATADTSVVLLAPGMGDGIQAAKAGILEIGDLFVVNKADRDGADATARELGHMLALGESRSPGDWRPPIVKTVAATGQGIEEFVEALDKHKGWLEEHGKLDERRRYRASVEIEGIALAALRARIGDLRGGRRLSVLAERVVGRELDPYSAADELVAGVSDE
- a CDS encoding VOC family protein — protein: MRLTDVIVDCRDPEALAAFWCEVLDRSIAARIGPFVFLNRVDGIGIGFQKTDEPKAGKNRVHFDIRSDDPAAARVHLEALGASYLPEYAGGGFLVMADPEGNEFCVLPEGPFELDDEGRADYLPRAL
- a CDS encoding DUF3817 domain-containing protein — encoded protein: MTTADVTTAEDPKLARFRMVSLAEGVSFLILLCIAMPLKYAAHMPAATMVFGMIHGLLFLAYVGLAYSVKQTHNWDAKRFLVVLVASVLPTGPFWLHKSLKS
- a CDS encoding DUF2127 domain-containing protein, which gives rise to MRDWNRRRCARRGHETYAPVGSVMETELAARLRVETVHGPAWRCLRCGDFVIGEPGSSGPAEQAPIVPRGKALRDLFILRLLAVERVIRGVVILLIAWAVWKFGSSQNAVQRLFESDLSAFKPFANHFGWDVEHASVVERIRKTFDYKPKTIHTVALLLGGYALLETVEGVGLWMVKRWGEYLTAVGTSIFLPLEIWDGYNKVHEHKSYILAICTFTINVGAVVYLLISKRLFGIRGGGKAFEAQKHAEALLTVELAACQAEIPSARVDLTETVVLNNPQLPDPHVSDPQPADPAPGAP
- a CDS encoding MarR family winged helix-turn-helix transcriptional regulator, producing the protein MTADGTDEPPGIDEPPWLDETEQAVWRQYISVMRLLPDRLSASLSRSHGLTLIDYEVLARLSEAPLRRMRMTELAEGALLSKSRLSHQISRMEKDGWVRREPCETDGRGFFAVLTDQGWDKLLAAVPLHVRDVREAFVTPLSREQLVALGDALDVIGKGLEQGRG